The Aeoliella mucimassa genome includes the window GAATAATCGTTTGCGGTACGACGTTCGAGATGAAAGCGGCAACCCCACCGGCGAAGCGGGATTCGTCGCTAGTCAAGAAGGTGTCGACGATGGAAACTGGCATCACTTTGCAGTCTCGGTCGATAGCGTGACGGAGCTCACGAACATATACCTCGACGGCGTTCATGTTGGACAGAGCTACGAACCGCTGTGGGGAAGTCTCACCGATGCCGCTTTGGCGCTCGATACCATGGCAGTCGGATCCAATACCGACAGCAGTGGCAACCAATGGTTCTACAATGGGCTGCTTTCCAACATTGCTCTCTACGACGACGTATTGTCGCATGGGCAAGTGCTCGATGTCATGCAAAACGGCGTAACCGCCTCGCCTGCTAGCTTGCCTGCACCTGGAATTCGTACTTCGGGAATCCTCGCCGACTATAAATTCAACGAGTCGCAACCAGGCACTGGGTTGGTGTCGGGCGATTTGCTTGTCGATGAAACTGGAAACCACAATGGTTTCGTTCTTAGCGACACCTTGAGCTACACCAGTGGTTTAGATGCTGGAGACTCCGCGCTTTCATTTAGCGACGATAGCGAAAGCTCGCACCGACTTTCAATTGCGAACGATAGTGACTTGTACATTTTGCCGGGCGAGAGCTTCACTGTGGAGTCGGTGTTTCGCACGTCACAGGTTGGTTCCACCATGGGATTGGTCTCTAAGAACGATACCGGCGGCGGAGAAATGTGGTTTCGTATCGAGGGAGATGGCGACGTGCGGTTCTTCCTCGACGATCATGCGACCACGACAGCTGCGGTGCGGAGCGACTCTACTTTGCTAGGACAAGAAATAACCGACGGCGACTGGCATCATGTAGCTGGCGTCTACGACGCATTGGCTGGGGAATTACGACTTTATGTGGATCATCAACTCGTCGATATGGTCGCTGCCCCCAATGCGTGGGGCTCACCCATCATGGGTGGAACCGCTGACTTGACGATCGGTGATTTCATTGGTGTAAGTAATCGAAAGTTCGTAGGAGATATGGATCAGGTGCGTATCTCCCTGGGAGCACTGAATCCGGATGATTTTGTAGCGATCGTGCCGGAGCCAGCAACCATAACCACAACGTTACTCGCGTTGGCAATGGCCGGTTTCTGGGCTCGACGCCGCTAAGCTTGGTTACGCGGTGGCAGCACCGGTCGGGTTGGCCTCGTCGTCTGCGACGAGGCTAACCCGGCTGGACCGCACGAACAATTGGAAACAGAGATCCGATACTACTTATGTTATAGGACTAGCTGATCATGCGACGATTGAGGCGGTTTCTCTCGTTGGGAATGGTGGTTGTGTGCACTTGTGCGATGAGTAGCACGCTGCACGCGGAAATTCACAAGCGAGTCGTATTTGAAAGCGGAAAGGAAGGTTACAACATCTTCCGTATTCCAACCATGGTGAAAGCGGCCAACGGCGATATTCTCGCTTTTGCCGAAGCACGATCGGGCGGCGATGCCAGCGAAATCGACGTGGTGATGAAACGCTCCACCGACAATGGCGACACCTGGGGGCCGCTTCAGGTGGTGATCGAAAACGATCACTACCGCGGCTGGGATGGCCTGCCAACCGAAAACGTAACCGCCGGAAATCAGTCCCCTGTCGTCGACCTGCTCGATCCTCAGCACCCAGGCCGAATCTGGATGCCCTTCACTCTCGAAAACGACCGAGTGTTTGTCACTTATAGCGACGACCATGGCAAGACCTGGCAAGCCGATAGCGATGGCCGCGCCCGTGAGATAACTGCTGCTGTCAAACCGGCTGGATGGGGATGGTACGCAACTGGCCCGGTGCACGGGATTCAACTTGAGCGCGGTACGCACGCTGGGCGGTTGGTGATTCCCTCGGACCACACCATAAGCGGCGATTGGGGTGCCCATGTCGTGTATAGCGACGATCATGGCGAGACCTGGGCGCTCGGCGCCGTGTACGACGAGACAAGCGGTGTTATCAAGCCGAACGAAAACGTAGCGGTGGAACTGGTGGATGGCTCTCTCTATTTCAACTCACGCGACAACGGAACCGCCCCGGGAACTCGTTCCATCGCCTACAGTCGCGATGGCGGCTTGACCTACGACGGACCGTTTGTCGCTGAGCCTCAGCTCAGCAGTCCGGTGGTCCAGAATGCGGTAGTTCGCTTTCAGGCGACCGATGAAGGAGACGACCAAAACATTCTACTACACTCCGCGCCGTCGAATCCGACGAGTCGCAACGATATGACCATTAGCGTGAGTTTCGACGAAGGAACCACCTGGGAAAAGTCGACCCTAATCCACCCGGGTCCGTCCGCCTACTCCGATCTGGTGAAAATCGATTCGCAACAGTTTGGCGTGCTTTGGGAAGGTGGAGACTCGCTGTACCAAGAGATCCTGTTCGGTGCGATGTCGTTCGACGATCTCGATCCGGTAGCATTCAATGGCGTGGAAGGAGACGTGAATCAGGACGGAATCGTTGATGCGCAAGATTTAGAAGCATTCGTCGCCAGTTGGGCTCCCAACTCGGACCGGTACTTCTTGGGAGGAGCTGATAGCTATATTAATGGCGACCTTAACTTCGATGGTACCCAGAATCTGCACGATGCAGTATTGCTACGTTCGTATCTACACGACGCGGGCGTCGCTACGGCTGGCCTGCAACCACTGTTTCACCCCGTTTCTGAGCCCGGTTCGCTACCGCTTGGGGTAGCTGGAGCTTTATCGCTGGTGCATTTTTCAAGAGCCCATCAGCACAACCGTAGTTCAGAGACCTCTTTTATTACCAATATGTTCACTACTCGATATTCTCTTCCATAGTGCAGAAGGTGACCGACAATGATGGCGTACACACCTCTTAATCGTATGTGTGAATGGCGGTTCGCAATGGCCTTGTTGAACAATTAGTCACAAACCTCCGTAAAAACTAACGTGGAATGGAACCACGTACCTTTTTTACGGAGATCGAACATGGCTACGAAAGAAAAACGAACCTACAAAGTCACGAACTGGAAGGAGTATAACAAGTCGCTCATCGAGCGTGGAAACATCACTATTTGGTTTAGCGACGAGGCGTTGGAGAACTGGGAACATCCTAACGACCAGACAAAAGTCGGTCGCCCTTTTGTCTTCAGCGATACGGCGATCGAGTGCTTGCTGACGATTCGCGAACTGCTGAAACTTCCCTATCGGCAGACTGAGGGATTCGGCCGCTCGCTGGTGGCGATGTTGGGCGTCGAGGCAGCGATTCCCAATTATTCTTCGCTCGCCAAGCGAGCCAGCAAGCTGAATGTTTCGCTCGATATCGCTAACAAGAGGGGCGACATCGATATCGTGGTGGATAGCACCGGCATGAAAGTGTTTGGCGAGGGCGAATGGAAGATGCGGACGCATGGCAAGTCGAAGCGGCGGACATGGCGGAAGCTGCATTTGTCGGTGAATCCTGACACCCGCGAGATTGTGGCGGAGATTTTGACCGAGAACAGTTGCCACGATGCCGATGCGGTTCCCGAAATGCTGGAGCAGGTGGAGCAGCCCGTAAAAAAGTTTCACGGCGACGGTAGTTACGACAAGTGGAAGGTTTATGAAGGGCTGGAATCCGAAGGCATTGAGCCGGTGATTCCGCCGCAGCACAACGCCAAGATCAAACAACATGGCAACTCTGCGGAGGAGCCTTTGCCCCGGGACGAGGCAATTCGTCAGATTCGACGCAAGGGGCGTAGGAGTTGGAAAGAGGAAGTGGGCTATCATCGTAGAAGCTTGGCGGAAACGACCATGTACCGAGTGAAACAAAGCTTTGGGAGCCATCTCAAAAACCGAGTATTCGAAAACCAACAAACGGAAGCCCGCTTGCGCTGTAAAATCATCAATCAATTCACCCAACTCGGGCTTCCACAGTTCGAGTGGAGTTAGTCAACAAGGCCGTTCGCAATACTCATTCTCGCGTTTGTTTTGACCAGTGGCTCGTCGGTTCAGGCAGTGCTCGTTATGCAGTTCGACCCGAGCGATTCACGAACCTTGTTCATGAATGGTTACGAAGACAATCGATACGGCACCGTGCCGGCGGCTGACTTTGGAGATCACGTGGGGTGGGTAATGGATACACGCGTTCCCAGCATTCCAGCTCCTGATCCGGATAACGGTCTTGATGAGTTTCTCGATGCCCAGCAAGGAAATGTCGCAAATAAACCAATCCTTGGCTACCATCCAGCCGGAATGGTGCTCGACTACCTCGATTCGAGCGACAACGATAGCTTGCTTATATTCGAAGACGACGTGGCCTTGGCCGATGGATACAACGGGGCGGCCGATGTAAATATGGGCTCGTTGTTGTTAACGGCTCGAGTCGATCCCAGCGGCACTGGCAATAGCTACTTCTTCGACTTCCGCGACGATGCAGCCATTGGTGGGGGAACGAATTCTAATGATGGGTTTGGGCTGCGATATAATCACGATACCGGCGAGCTAGAAGGCATGATCAAGCAGTCGGTAGCGGTCTCGGTGCCGGTGCCGTCTGGCGAGTGGTTTGCAGCCAGTTTGGTATGGAATGGACCTAGTTCAACCGCAACGCTCAAAGTGGAGACATTGGCTGGCTCGAATTCAATCAGCGGCGCAGCTTCGGACGTAGCCCTCGACGTCGATCGCGCTCGGATGGGGAACAACTCCAATGGCAATAGCGGCCTAAAAGGGCAGATCGGTGGAGTCTTGTACTACAACGATATCGACGACCACACATCCACCTTCAATTCGCTAGCCCAAGACTACGTGGTCCCCTTGCCCGAACTGACCATCGATCGCGAAACCGGAAATATTTCAATCACGGTACCTGCGGGTGCTAGTGCCCTGACTAATATCGCTGGCTACTCCATTACTTCTGATGCCGAGACTTTAAATCCTGGGCAATGGCTATCGATTGCCGAAAACTACGATGCGGGGAGCCCAGGCCCGAATCAAGTCGACCCCGACAACAATTGGACCAAGCTCAGTGCATCCAATCAGCGTTCGGATCTTACGGAACTCGAATTCGAGCAAAGCGGTGGTGCCAACAACGGAGCTGATTTTGTCGCTGGTAGCAGCATGAACTTAGGTAACGCTTGGATTCGCTATTACAACGAAGATGTCAAAGCGAGCCTTGTTTTGGACGACGGCACGGTGATGCCGTTGCAGGTGAACTTTGTCGGCAATGGGGGTGAATCGTTTGAGTTTGGCGACCTCGATTTCGATGGCGATATTGACCAAAACGATTTCTTCGACGTATTTGTTCCTAACTACGGGGTCGATACCTCGTCGACGGTGGTTAGCCAACCAGAGCGTTATGGACTGGGCGATCTCAATGATGACGGTTCTGTGTCGCTTGAAGATTTCATTCTGCTGAACGATGCCTATCTCGCTGCTAATCCTGGCGCGGCCTCGTTGTCGCTGGAAGGAGTCTCGGTGCCCGAACCGACCACTGCAGTAATAATGGGTATGGTCTTGCTGGTTTTGTCGTGTTGCTCGCCCTGGCGTAGACTACTTCTCAGCGTCGCAGTGTGTTTGTGTGCCACGGCCATGCTCACCCCTTCGGCGAATGCTGCAATCGGCGGGGTGCTGGATGTTGATTTCGAGTATCTCACGCCTGACACAACTATCGGTGATGGCAGCCGAATTCAAGACTTGTCTGGCAACCGTTACCATGGCTTCTGGGGAGGTGGTGCCAGCGATGCAAACAACACGCCGATTGAATTGGCCTACGCCGGTAGCACCACGGTAATCAACAACGAAGATGCTAATGGTTTTGTGATCCTTCGCGACGGTCTGGGCGACGGCGGCAGCGAGGCCCCCAACGCGTGGTTTGGTGAGGAAGCAACCCCTTCCCCCTACTTCACGCTCGGGGCAAACACCAGTTACACCTTTGAGGCGGTGTTGAACTGGAATGGCGATGACCGCGGTCGCGATGGCATCATGGGACAAACTGGTGGCGCCGAATGGTGGATTCGCGAAGACTCGGGAAATATCGAGTACGTGTTCGACGATGGGCCCAATCGTCATATTAATACAGGGACTATTTATGTTGGCGATCTTATTGACAACGCAGAGTGGCATCACCTCGGCATCACGTACGAGCGCGCTACAAGTGATCCGACTCAGGTGACAGTCACCACGTACCTGGACTACACCGAAGTCTATCAAGAGGTGTTGTCGGCCGGGTTGGGAGAGGTTGGCGACGGAACTGCCGACGTACGCTTGGGAGCCTATAACACAAGTTCTTCCAACCGATTCGATGGTCTGATAGACCACTTCCGAATCAGCGACCAGGTGTTGTCGACCAACGAGTTTCTTCCGCTGCCTGAGCCTCCCTCGTACGAGTTGGTTGTAAACAAGGATACAGGGCTGGTCATGTTGGTGAACCAAACAGGCACCGATCTCACGTTCGACTCATATCGGCTGACCAGCGAGAGCGACAGTTTGAATCCCTCCGGATGGTTGAGCCTCGACGATCAAAACGTGGCCGCTCCCGAAGACTGGACGGAACTGGGAAGCACCGCCAGTGAACTTTCCGAAGGTATCTTCGGAAGCACCTGGACGCTTGCGAGTGGAGAGTTTCAGTCGCTGGGAACCGCGTACGCCGATCTCGGCCAGGAAGACACTAGTCTGAAGTTTGAGTACCACGTGCAAGGAGAATCGGGCTTCCGCGAGATAATGGTCAGCTACGTGGTTGGTCTGCAAGGTGATTTCAACGACGATGGAATTGTTAACCTCGCCGACTACACTGTTTGGCGCGACAATCTTGGTGCCGACGAGTCGACCATCGCTAACAAAGGCGACGGGGCGAATGGTGTCGACATGGCAGACTACAATCTGTGGAAAGCCAACTTCGGCTTGTCGAGTTCGCCAGTAAGTGGCCTGTCGGAAGCAGCGGTGCCGGAACCTTCTACGCTCTTCATGTTGGTGATTGGAGTCGTTGCGGTTGCAGGTCGAAAGGTGCGAGTAGCCGGTCAAAAGTTGTTACTCACGTTGCTTTCGGCTTCGTGGTGTGTGCTTGCTAGCAATGCGAACGCCACAACCAATGATCGCCAGTACTTGTTTGGCGATTCGGGTTCCACGGACCCAGCGGTCGGCGGAGTCTCGGTGGGCGAGGGAGTCGCGATGGGCTTCCTTTTCAATTCCAACATGGTTACCGGCGACGAAATCGGCCCCAGCGGTGGATATCAAGACCTGATCGTCGATGGTGCGACCTACACCAGCGTATCGAACCGACCAGGCGCTGGGGCTGGCGAGTGGGGGGCAAACTTTAACGGTGCCGCATCGCTTTCGACCCCACTGAGTTTGAATCGCCCCAGCGATTTCTGGGACAATACGACTTTCTTCGTGAATGGAGAGTTCCCTAAGAACTACGAAGGTATCTATTCGCACGGTATTCAATTGTGGGCAAGACCCGATACGACCGCCCTTACTGCTGGAGATCGCCAGGACCTGGTGATCGACACCCCAGAGAATGGAGTGTATATCACCGACTCAGGTAACTGGGGACTACAGTTCGATGGTGGTGGTGACTCGGGGGTGTCAGTGGCTAGCACTCTCGACTCCAATGGTTGGGCTCACGTGATGCAGGTCGGCGGCTATCAGAACCTCAGTCAGGGGAACTCGGCCTACCAGAGCGTGCTCTTTGTGAATGGGGTTGCCGTTTATGCAACGAGTGAAACCCAGAATATGGATGCCGACTCCACATCGCTTTCGGTCGGTAGCAATCAAGCAGGCGATGGCAACTTCTACACCGGAGTGATGGACAATCTCGAGATGTTCCTCTGGGGCGACAACAGCGACGAACTTGGTGCCGACGGTTCGGCCGGTGGAACTAACGGAATCGGCGGTCTAAATGCCGACGGTCAAAACTGGGGAGCTTTCTCTCTGTTTGATGACAACCACTACATCTCTCACGAACTCAGCAGCCTTGGTATCGGCACCTTGCAGCCGGGCGATGTGGATCTCGACGGTTCGGTCGATGCCGATGATGTAACAGCCTTAGTAGAAATGTGGGATACCCCCGATCACGT containing:
- a CDS encoding LamG-like jellyroll fold domain-containing protein is translated as MTKRPLWVIAFTFSSILFAQTTQAVLVAHWPLDDIAGSGTALDQSGNSYDGSIEGGVTQGVTDGVMGDVMQLDGVDGRVALSDHVSQLNELTSGTITGWFNHGNTSIGAIFTLSNSTVGSTEARLFIENNRLRYDVRDESGNPTGEAGFVASQEGVDDGNWHHFAVSVDSVTELTNIYLDGVHVGQSYEPLWGSLTDAALALDTMAVGSNTDSSGNQWFYNGLLSNIALYDDVLSHGQVLDVMQNGVTASPASLPAPGIRTSGILADYKFNESQPGTGLVSGDLLVDETGNHNGFVLSDTLSYTSGLDAGDSALSFSDDSESSHRLSIANDSDLYILPGESFTVESVFRTSQVGSTMGLVSKNDTGGGEMWFRIEGDGDVRFFLDDHATTTAAVRSDSTLLGQEITDGDWHHVAGVYDALAGELRLYVDHQLVDMVAAPNAWGSPIMGGTADLTIGDFIGVSNRKFVGDMDQVRISLGALNPDDFVAIVPEPATITTTLLALAMAGFWARRR
- a CDS encoding exo-alpha-sialidase; amino-acid sequence: MSSTLHAEIHKRVVFESGKEGYNIFRIPTMVKAANGDILAFAEARSGGDASEIDVVMKRSTDNGDTWGPLQVVIENDHYRGWDGLPTENVTAGNQSPVVDLLDPQHPGRIWMPFTLENDRVFVTYSDDHGKTWQADSDGRAREITAAVKPAGWGWYATGPVHGIQLERGTHAGRLVIPSDHTISGDWGAHVVYSDDHGETWALGAVYDETSGVIKPNENVAVELVDGSLYFNSRDNGTAPGTRSIAYSRDGGLTYDGPFVAEPQLSSPVVQNAVVRFQATDEGDDQNILLHSAPSNPTSRNDMTISVSFDEGTTWEKSTLIHPGPSAYSDLVKIDSQQFGVLWEGGDSLYQEILFGAMSFDDLDPVAFNGVEGDVNQDGIVDAQDLEAFVASWAPNSDRYFLGGADSYINGDLNFDGTQNLHDAVLLRSYLHDAGVATAGLQPLFHPVSEPGSLPLGVAGALSLVHFSRAHQHNRSSETSFITNMFTTRYSLP
- a CDS encoding IS5 family transposase, which codes for MATKEKRTYKVTNWKEYNKSLIERGNITIWFSDEALENWEHPNDQTKVGRPFVFSDTAIECLLTIRELLKLPYRQTEGFGRSLVAMLGVEAAIPNYSSLAKRASKLNVSLDIANKRGDIDIVVDSTGMKVFGEGEWKMRTHGKSKRRTWRKLHLSVNPDTREIVAEILTENSCHDADAVPEMLEQVEQPVKKFHGDGSYDKWKVYEGLESEGIEPVIPPQHNAKIKQHGNSAEEPLPRDEAIRQIRRKGRRSWKEEVGYHRRSLAETTMYRVKQSFGSHLKNRVFENQQTEARLRCKIINQFTQLGLPQFEWS
- a CDS encoding LamG-like jellyroll fold domain-containing protein is translated as MQFDPSDSRTLFMNGYEDNRYGTVPAADFGDHVGWVMDTRVPSIPAPDPDNGLDEFLDAQQGNVANKPILGYHPAGMVLDYLDSSDNDSLLIFEDDVALADGYNGAADVNMGSLLLTARVDPSGTGNSYFFDFRDDAAIGGGTNSNDGFGLRYNHDTGELEGMIKQSVAVSVPVPSGEWFAASLVWNGPSSTATLKVETLAGSNSISGAASDVALDVDRARMGNNSNGNSGLKGQIGGVLYYNDIDDHTSTFNSLAQDYVVPLPELTIDRETGNISITVPAGASALTNIAGYSITSDAETLNPGQWLSIAENYDAGSPGPNQVDPDNNWTKLSASNQRSDLTELEFEQSGGANNGADFVAGSSMNLGNAWIRYYNEDVKASLVLDDGTVMPLQVNFVGNGGESFEFGDLDFDGDIDQNDFFDVFVPNYGVDTSSTVVSQPERYGLGDLNDDGSVSLEDFILLNDAYLAANPGAASLSLEGVSVPEPTTAVIMGMVLLVLSCCSPWRRLLLSVAVCLCATAMLTPSANAAIGGVLDVDFEYLTPDTTIGDGSRIQDLSGNRYHGFWGGGASDANNTPIELAYAGSTTVINNEDANGFVILRDGLGDGGSEAPNAWFGEEATPSPYFTLGANTSYTFEAVLNWNGDDRGRDGIMGQTGGAEWWIREDSGNIEYVFDDGPNRHINTGTIYVGDLIDNAEWHHLGITYERATSDPTQVTVTTYLDYTEVYQEVLSAGLGEVGDGTADVRLGAYNTSSSNRFDGLIDHFRISDQVLSTNEFLPLPEPPSYELVVNKDTGLVMLVNQTGTDLTFDSYRLTSESDSLNPSGWLSLDDQNVAAPEDWTELGSTASELSEGIFGSTWTLASGEFQSLGTAYADLGQEDTSLKFEYHVQGESGFREIMVSYVVGLQGDFNDDGIVNLADYTVWRDNLGADESTIANKGDGANGVDMADYNLWKANFGLSSSPVSGLSEAAVPEPSTLFMLVIGVVAVAGRKVRVAGQKLLLTLLSASWCVLASNANATTNDRQYLFGDSGSTDPAVGGVSVGEGVAMGFLFNSNMVTGDEIGPSGGYQDLIVDGATYTSVSNRPGAGAGEWGANFNGAASLSTPLSLNRPSDFWDNTTFFVNGEFPKNYEGIYSHGIQLWARPDTTALTAGDRQDLVIDTPENGVYITDSGNWGLQFDGGGDSGVSVASTLDSNGWAHVMQVGGYQNLSQGNSAYQSVLFVNGVAVYATSETQNMDADSTSLSVGSNQAGDGNFYTGVMDNLEMFLWGDNSDELGADGSAGGTNGIGGLNADGQNWGAFSLFDDNHYISHELSSLGIGTLQPGDVDLDGSVDADDVTALVEMWDTPDHVVNGITIGDWGTRQSGDLNVDGRVDLYDAVILRSELLAAGLGSIDLSIFAGGNQVPEPSSFAVLLLATVVAGVAFRKVRA